In Acomys russatus chromosome 28, mAcoRus1.1, whole genome shotgun sequence, the genomic window caataaaAAGAGCTATGACGATTAGATCAGATGTGGTATAGAACACACTGGGTCTAAGGCATGACATAGAATAAATGTGTTTTATGGAGGATATAGCACTGTTCAGAAAATCAACATAGATTTCAGATTGGACCCtaaatttatcttttatattGCTGTATAACTTCAAAGTAGAAAACGTATAAAACTATAGAAAACTTGTTATTCAATTTAACTAAGGAACAAAACATTATGAACTTCAAATTGTCAGTAGGAAATCATGACAGAGGGCCTGACCCTTAAAAAAAAGGAGTTCTGCAAGgtgaaaaaaagaattatctctTGGGACAGCCCATCTCATCTTTGTCACGTAATGGAGTGCTTACAGGAGAAATCATGGGCTAGGTGCTGCAACAGTTTCTGGCCCTCACTCCTTTCATATGAAATGAAACATTCATCTCGCTTCTCTGGCAAACTCTTCAACTTTGCATGAGTGAGAGAGTCTGCCTCTTGCTGTTGAGAGGTCAAGACTCCTCTCTCTTTTGGTCTTCTGTCTTGTTAAGCTGTCTCAGAAATCTGATATAAGGTGTTGAAAACTGAAAAGAGAATCCAAGGCCAACTGTGACCTGAGTCCTTCATATAAAGGGACCTCCTTGCTTTCATCCACTCCTCCGGGGCCTGAGTAGTCCTGGAAGGGTGACCCATCTCTTGGGGAGCCATTTATTTTCACTCTCTGCCTCTACCCATCTCTCCTCTCACAATCCCCCTGTCTTGCTCTGACAGTCTGACTTTCATCTAGGAGGCCAATTCTCTATTTGACAAACCAAAAATCCCACACAGCCAAACAGCAGGACGATGTAACCCATGGAACCAAAATCAGAGATACCCAAGTTAAGGTTCAGGgcctctgagaggttccatctATCTCTTCATGAGACTCACTTGGATGGAGGTTCCATGATCTTTCCACTGACTATGAGAATCATGTGGCCTAGAATTTCAGAAAGCTCTGGGAATTTTCCACATGATCAATGATCTCTTTACCCTGGCAACTGTAGGAGTTTTGAAACACACACCCTATTTTCCAGGCCTGTTTGGTCAATTTAATATCTGAGGGATGCCTCTAGGTGATGGCATTTGATCcacatttttagcttttttttttgggCACCTGTCATGGCTTTAAATTGTCCTTTCCAAAGGACATACCCATTATGTGCCTCCAGGACAACCTAAAAATAGCTCCATTTGGGACACCTCAGACTAGCTTCAGGTATAAGATTCATGGTCCAAATCTGGCTTCAATATGCTGTGGACAAATGGCCACTGATGACCTAAATTTGGGACTTTAGATTTTAGTATCTAAATTGACATTGATCTTCTAAGTTACCAAGGAAAAGCCCAGATAAATCAGCAGGAACTACATATCCTGGATATATTTTAACTCTGGAACCACAATAATTATTCCCATCTCACATTAAAGCTATAATTGAGATACTTCCACCAATGACAAAGAAAGTACATTTTGGAACATGGGTGGCTTCTGTCAAAGCTAGATTGCCAATTTTAGATTAGTGGAAAAATCTCTCTATCAGGCATAGACCCTGAGCCCCTTATTTGGGACCACAAATTGGAACAATATTTTAATCAGATAAAGTGGGATTTCAACATGTTCGAGCTCAGCAAAAACTCAAAATCCAAAATCCTTTCTTGTTATTACAGTATTGACTTAGTGCTTAGGAACGGTTACCTgttatatagttaaaaaaaatttacatggGGCATCAGGGTAATCTCCTTGTGTAAGAGCTGTGGCAGCCACATCACTTTAAGTTGAAGAAGCTACTAATCTACAATTTAGACAACAATCAAAACTGCTCATACTTCATTAAGTAAAGTCTATACTACAATAAAAGTGAAACATATGTTTATCTGGAAATAGACTTATGAAATATCAGGCAATCCTCTTAGGCAACATAGAGGTAACTTATGACAACACAAACCCTGCTTCACTTATGCCCATGGTAACATTGGCAGCATCTCCTCCACTTGTGTCAGCTAGGCTGGTCTAAGTGGTCAACCACTGGGCAATTCAGAAGAGAGATGATTTACTGCAGGAAATGAGGCTTCACCATTATCCTCTTCTACCTCAGATCCAGAGACCGAGGTGATAATCCTAACAAGGGAACTCATCTTGGAAAGTAGGGAGAAAGATGAATACCTCTATTTACTGATGTTTTTTGTATTTGCTGTGGGGAGCTGAGGAAGcctgtgagtgggtgtgtgtctTGAGTGGATACAATCCTGAGAGAATGCATATTATTGAAAATTAGCAAAGCCTCAGACTCAGGGGAAATGACAAAGGCTGTTTAAGAATGATTGACTAATGTGCATAAAATTAATAACTGCAGTCTCGTCTTTCAGATGACTGCACCTTGAGGCAGCTCCTCTACAGGGACCTCCTACCTTGACTAGCTAATCCACCTTCTCCTGCTGTGTATAATAAATTCACCAATGTTCTGGGCTGTTGCATAGTTAGTGCCATCTTTGAATAAGTGATCAGGCCCACCATATCTCAGCTTTTCTGTcatgggtgtctgtgtgtctgtacttTATTCACTCCTGCATCACATCAGTCAGATTTTCAGGACAAAGCCATATTGGACACGGTGCTTCATGGTAATCTACGCACATTTGGCCACCTGAAAAGAGTGAAGACTATTGACAACCAACAACTCATCTATAAATAAGAAACTCTGTATCTGTTAGAAGCTATGCAGCTATCCATCAAGTGGCAGTCATCTGTTACAAAGGCCACCAGGGCATCCCTGGTGTGCTCAAGGAAATAGGCATATAAACAGAGAGTCCCAAAAGACAGCTCTAGAGATTTTTCAAGACTTGGCACTTTTCCCTCCAAAGATTGATGATATAAAATCAAAGTATGTTCCTCAAGAGGAAGATCAAGGtagcaaacaaacaagatcaTGGAAAATAGATACTATCACTTCAAATTTATATCCTAAGGCTTACATGGCTTTGTTTCTTGAGAGATAGACAAAAATTCAAAAGAGCTGTTAGAAATTGTGAGTTCAGTGAACTTCTTTAAGGTGCAGtttactagcccaaggggcatgtcccacgaaagccttcacttaccaggaaactgggacagaggggaggacatcctattgggactctaaataagagacgcatgggagaatagcaaaataaaaggattcagagggtcctagaaacctacaagtagaacaatatgataggcagatttgggcccaggggtcccgctcaaactaaggcaccagccaaggacaatacaggaggtaaactttaaaccccttcccagatctagccaatggtcagaatattctccacagttgagtggagagtgtgatatgactttctcacatactctggtgcctcacatttgaccatgtcccctggagggggagacctggtggcactcagaggaaggacagcaggtagccaagaagagacttgataccctatgagaatatacagggggaggtaatccccctcaggaacagtcataggggaggggaataatgggaaaatgggggggggagggaggaatgggaggatacaagggatgggataaacattgagatgtaacaagaataaattaataaaaaaatgttaaaaaaaatgaataaataaaatggaacttaaaaaaaccaaaataaaatagaaattttaagagttttttttgagaaataagcGAAATTTTATAAATGCTTATGTTCTAAACGTTGTTGTGCAGCGCCAATGCTCTGAGAAAAGCTGTGCTACTACACTTTCTTTAAGTTGGAATTAATTCTCAACCTTTGTTGGCATATACGCAGTAGTTGTGATTTATTAAAGGAATTATTTATATTTGCAACTAAAGGTTTGCATATTTGATCTCATTTAACCTTATGAAGACTTGTgaaattttcatctttatttttaaataaagcattgaGGCTTagagaaattttataattttttattagttcataTGGCTAGCAGTTGTCAAGTATCATCAGATTATGCATGAATAAAGAGTGTTTCTTTCAAAACAGAACTATACAtcttataattaattaaaaaagagagaaatattttgCACTTcatcaatataaatatataaattaatacaaaaaatttTAACCCCATTTAAACATGTCACATTTCACAATATAATTTCAATTATCTTAATTAAGTCAGTTAAAGTAGAACTTTGAATAATGAATTCAGTGGAAAGCAGAGCCTTGCACTGCCTTCTATGTGTTCAACTTAATTGTGATGGAagataataaaaactacattttatcTTTATCAAATCTTTACAGTGGCATTTCTTCACAttaatacattgtgtgtgtgtgtgtgtgtgtgtgtgtgtgtgtgtgtgtgtgtgtgtgtgtgtgtttggtgtttcaagacagagtttctctatgatagccttggctgtcctggacttgccttgtaaaccaggctggtcttgaagtcacagagatccacttgcctctgcctcccaagtgctgggattaaaggtgtgtgccaccatgcctagctacatTAATACATTTGTTAATTTACTTCTATAAAACTTTACTTTCTAACCCAAGTCTTTGAAGGCTTATTTTACTTGCTGATTTCTCAGTGTGTAAATAAAGGGTTTCAACAAGGGGGCAATTGAAGTATTGAGAACAGCCACCCCTTTGGTCAGTGATGCCCTTTCATTTGCAGAAGGTTTGACATACATGAAAATGCAGCTTCCGTAAGAGATGGAGATGACAATCatgtgggaggagcaggtggagaaggcctttTTCCTCTGACTGGCAGATGGAGACCTCAGAATGGTGCTGATGATGCAGGTGTAAGAGACGATCACTAGTGCCAGTGTGAACAGCAGAGTGAAGGAGGCAAAGTAAAGGCCAAATGCCTCTAAGAGCCATGTGTCTGAGCAGGACAGCTGTAAAATGGGGAAGTAGTCACAGCAGAAGTGATCAATGACATTCGAAGCACAGAAATCTAACTTGAGGATAAGCATGAGCAGTGGGAAAATGGTCAGAAATCCTGCCAGCCACGAGGTGAGGACGAGAAGGGTGCAAACTCTCTGGTTCATGATGATGGTGTAGTGCAGTGGCTTGCAGATGGCAACATAGCGATCATAAGACATAGCGGTTAGAAGAAAGAACTCAGACACACCCaaggagatgaagaaaaacaGCTGAGCCAAACAGTTGTTATAGGAAATGGTCTTGACTTTAGTAATTATTGACTCCAAGAATCTGGGGATGGAAACACTGGTGAACATAATTTCTAGGAAGGAGAAATTCTGGAGGAAAAAGTACATAGGAGTCTTTAACTGAGAGTCTAGCAAGGGGAAGATGATGATGGTTACATCTCCATTGACACTTAATAGTAAGTTATTAATACAAAGATGAAAAGTACAAGTTGAAGTTCTGGATCATCTGACATGCCAGGGGGAAAAACTCTGCAATCATAGTGTGGTTCTTATATTgatccttttctttaaaaaacaatcctACTGGTTAAAATGAAACACAGAGTTACTTAGCAGTATGAAAGGTGAAAGgaataaagaattaaagaaggaTGGAGCATGAGCATAAGGGTTGGGAGGGGAGTCAAATAAAGCTAAATATACACAATAACGTCATTTAGTAACCTAATCTTGTATAAagcaactaaaatattttttaaaaggagactaaatggaaataaatctggtgctttctcaggaaattgtgaATAACTCTAcatcaggacccagccatactacttctgggaatatacctgaaagacactccaccatacaataaggacatttgctcaactatgttcttagcagctttattcataatagccagaatctggaaacaacttaaatgtccctgaaccaaagaatggataaagaaactgtggtacattacacaatggaatattattcagctaataaaaacaaggaaatcttgaaattagtgggcaaatgggtggaattagaaaagatcttcctgagtgtggtaacccagatcCAGGCACACAGGGTACATACTCACgcataagtggacattagccacttaatacaggatGACTACACTGCAACACAGGGAGTGATACATCATCccaggaccatgtatgatgtggccctagaccctctgctcagatgtagctgcacagtctccttgtgtatCCCAAAATGTGGGGAGCAGAGACTACATCGGACATGCACTCTGCCCACTAAGTTATATCACATCCCCCTTGCAGGACAGTCTTGCCAGGCTAAGGAGGAAGAGGCTATAGATCAGATTtcataggctgaggccagatgttaggagaggagggctcccttttctgaggaccaagcgagagagggagaaggaatgagggagggaaacGGGTATCTGGAtggaataagggagggggatacaatcatgacgtgaagaatttaaactgcagaacaagcaggcaacttatattgctaaccccactatatgggaatagctctgagactggctgagacatgaatgtctaggcatagacaatgcttcttgttgactgcagagcccctatgaattactattagatgccattcttcatatggcatgaatgaagatttacagatgtcttttttttcctgctcgtacaaagagcagaaatccagccttaattgttctgttcaTCATGCACACCTTGGACACTTAGAATTTTAGgactgcataatgcttgtgagaaattacatgctttcagagcaaaagaaccagacactgacattggatcagacctgacaggatgcattcctctcagcatgctggacactgatatcctgtatccttcatgttccaccatcaagtgcttcagttgctgatcctcatcagaacaggacagctcccaggacactttcaaagaaagtttcCCATCCCAATTGGTCTACCACTTCAGACTGTCTGACACAGGATGCTAATTAAGCCTTTAATTtgttaacatttagaaactgggccacaaatgctattcctagcttatttagccatttctccaattttgtttgggcccctaaaaaggtattattcatcacaaatcagccagaagaTACCTTAAGAGAATGAGGCCCCACCTCCTTTaaggggggtcaggtaggtttttggtcgCTTTCTtaggctatagagggttattatcattgggagttggttacaaattattatttgtcttatttagagagaaaacaaggttagactcagtgatgtctctcttttcctttattttatattcttaggtttggagatagggttgaaaagaaagaagggggaatatagaaatatatagggaagatagaacaaaaaaatgTTATGTTGAGCAAGAAAATCCAGAAATGAAGGACAAAGTGGAGGATTCCTTTTATATGAAATTCCAGAATAGACAATACTCTCAACAGTGACTGATTTATCACATGTAAACATCTGCCTTGTTTCCAAACGGATGTAGGAAGTATCTGGGATTGGAGGGAGGAGGCATGGACTTTAAAAAAGCAGGGAAAGAAAGCGTAATACAGAATACAAGCCTTGAAGAATAGGTCTTATCTGACATTCTCTTATTTCATTCCTGTTCCAGGAGCATGCTATGTTTGCCTAAATCTTAACTCACCATTTCTAGAAGTGCACAGTCTGTGAAGCACATGTTTGAAAGCGTCCTTCACCTGCTGGTTCCTCAGGGTGTAAATGAAAGGGTTCAGCAAAGGGGCCACAGAGGTGTTGAGCACAGCCACACCTTTGTTTAAAGCCACCCTCTCTCTGGCTGATGTTTTCATGTACATGAAGATACAACTCCCATAAGTGATGGACACAACAACCATGTGTGAGGAGCAGGTGGAAAAGGCCTTTCTCCGTTGTTGGGCTGAAGGGAACTTTAGGATGGTTTTGATGATAAGTGTGTAGGAGAGGATCACTAAGATCAAGGTGATGACAAGAGTTATTACGGCTAAGACAAAAGCCATCCATTCTATGAAACGTGTGTCTGTGCAAGACAGCTGGAGGACAGGAGAAGTGTCACATAGAAAGTGATCTATTGTTTTTGAAGCACAGAAATCCAGTTTGAGTCCCAAGAGCAAAGGGGGAAAGATGACTAAGAACCCAGTCACCCAGGAGCTGAGGACCAGCAGGTGACACACTCTGCTGTTCATGATGATGGGGTAGTGCAGTGGtctgcagatggccacatagcgatcaTAGGACATGGCAGCCAGGAGGTAGAACTCAGTAATTAGtgatagaaaaaagaagaataattGAGCTGCACAAGCATTGTAGGAAATTGTTTTGTCTCCAGTGAGAATGCTTGTCAGGAACCGTGGAATGCAGGCAGTTGTAAATGCAATTTCTAAGAAGGAGAAGTTGCGGAGGAAGAAGTACATTGGCGTCTTGAGATGTGGATCCAGCAGCGTGAGGAGGATGATTGTTAAGTTCCCCATCAGGCTCAAGATGtagttgaaaaacagaaacaggaaaatcagGATTTGTAGCTGAGGGTCATCTGTCAGTCCCAGCAAAATGAACACTATCTCCACAGACTggttcttcatttctcttttttttctaactagtctacagaaaataagataaacaaaataaaatgaaaagtaaacaaaaataaaaggtgaaaacccaaaacaaccaatATTACATACCacacataagaaaaaatatttgttccTTTATAACATAGCAAGGCCCATTTTCAACATAAGCCATGCATGACATATTTTATTGAGTCTAGAGGTCATCTCATGAGCACCTTACACTTTATTAGTATGTGTCTTAGATAaaatttctattgttgtgataaaatgccatgtcCAAAAGCTACACGGGGATGAAATTGTTTAAAGGGATTTCTTCACCGTAGAGCTTGTAAGTCTGTCAGTGAGGGACTCCAGGGACAGAACTCAAGGAGGCAGTGactgatgaagaggccatggtGGAGTACCGTTTACTAACCAACTTGTTCTTAGGCTTTCTCAGACAGCTTCCAGGAACACCCTTCCACATCAACCATCACTCCAGAAAATGCATCAGGCTTATCCAAAGGTCGTTCttctggggacattttctcaattgaaattaCCTTTTCCCAAATGGCTATGGCTTATGCCATTATGACATAATGCAAGTCTGAAATAAATGCTTATAAGACTTAGAAACTTACATAACTCAAAACTGAGTGAGTCCTTTTGGCTTATTTACAGGAGACATGTCAGGTATGTGAAACTGTGCCTAAACTTCATTGTTGTTCATCTGTGCCTATATTTCTAgtaatttgttttaataaattatttaattgagAAAACTTCTCAATTATATTTATTAGGTAAGTTGCCCCTTCAGTTATACAATGGTTATAGTAAATGATAGTGTTTCTAGAAGCCATAGTAATTACCAATTTAGGTATACACATATAGGACATTTCTATGAAAAatacctaaaaaagaaaatacacgaAATTATAGAATAATATTCAACCAGGTGGGTGTGGTAATGAAAGTTTAGTTCTCTAGAAAAATAAGTGGGAAACATGGACATGACATAGATTTCAAATTGAGTCATCAGTTGAATCTGCCATTATAAACTGTCTTACTGGTAGAATTTCCCATCACTATCCTCTATCTCATGACAGTTTTGAATTGAGAAAAATATCTCTAtagaaaaaagaataacaaatgttTAACCTATAAACATAAAGCCAATTTTTCAAGTAAAAATATAAggctcatttttcattttcaaataattgtGTAAGACAGATAACTTATATTTGTAGAATGCTTTGACTGGACATTAAAACTTTATATACTCTACCAGTTTTATAGTCATGCAAACatagagaattttaaaataattggaaTATTTACTTTGAATCATTAGAATACACTTAAAGCTAAGAAAATGCACATGTCCTGTGTAATGTGGAGAGTACACAGAATAGAGTGGCTCATGAGAAGTAATCTATATCTGACAATGAATATACACAACTATAGAAAGAAAACTAGCCCATGTTGTAATTAGAATTAGTGTGTTGGTAATATTTTATTCGATCAAAAATTAGCATACCTGCTTATTGAGTGATTTTGTTTTATGACCACTGACACTGGTGTTCAGGTATTTTGACTTAACAAAGGATGCTGGATCCATCGGCATTTCATTTAAAAGCTTTGGGGATGTCTCTGGTTCCACATCCCAGTTACAACTTTCTTTCATCATAAGCAGTTCGGTAGTGCTGTTATAGAGAGTAACATatcatctttttctcctctctgtgctATTGATACAATGCAGGGTCTAGTGATATGAAATGCTTGCTAAACTATTGGAGAAGTAGAGAAACATGATTATTTCAGGACATATCAAGAAGAGACAGAGCGATGTGACACCAGTAATAGCAAAGGCAGCATTGCAGCTTGCGTTCACTAACTTAGGCTGTTTTTAGAAGtcaggattttaaaaatgttctattttataatttttttcctggaagatTTTATTCAAATTTGAATCAAATGCCAACTTATAGAAcatttattcaataaaaaattaGTGACATCTCTAGAGAAAACTAGAATTTTAAATAGccataaattaaacatttaagcTATTTAAAATAGTTAATACCTAAGATCATGGGTTCTACATTGTGAATGCTAATAGAATTATTTTCAACCTCTGAGGtacaaattattctttaaaaacagtaaaagtgcaaaaaataaaaacctcataaaaaacaaagaataatttaaaatcaatCTTCTTCACTTTGTTATTTACAGAACTATGCAGGAGATACATGAGCATTTGGGTATTTAAATGGTCCATAAAGGAACTGAAGATTTGAGATAGGATTTTCTAGGCAGAGAAGCAACCTGAGGTATAGAATATCTAACATGTCACATAATCTGTGCTTCGAACAATACTCACTACTGTCATATGTATTCATCTCTCACAGATCCAAAAACCAATGTAAAGAATAATACTATGGTCATCAAAGGTCTTTAAAACATCAGATGTTATAAAACAATATAtcagaaaatattataatttataaaaacttCCCATTGATAACATTGATATAATGTTTAATTATATTGTACTTAGAATTTCCTCATATGAAATTATTGATTTGTTCTGCCTTAATAATTACACGCACCATACATCTTTATAACATGTACATAGTATATGGGAAAATTACACAAATCTCATTATGAGTTTTTTGACCCTCAAGGCAAGAAGCACAATTGCATTTAGTTTTGTTAGATCTTATGAATATAACATAAAGTAAAAGATTTtctaatattaaaacatttttataatactttACAATTATCTCTTTGTAAGTCAATATAAAAAGATATTAATATACTAACCCCTTATTAGTTTAACAACTTTCTTCAGTTGAACATGCAAACTCTGCCAACTTTGTGCTTTCATATGTCAGTTATTATCCTGGTGAATAAAGAGTGTGGATGGGCCAgtccttctttttcattctatCCTAAAATATATGACAGATTTGCTTATTTACATTTTGTCTTAGAGATACTATTTTTGACTAACTCAATGAATGTTAGGAAGGTTCATGAGATTAATATTTCTACAGAACTACAGCTCATTAATCAAAAgtattcataatatttttaaatgtaacataCACCATATTATGGAAACTCACCATTTCTGAAATAGTGAAGACTTTGTACCCTTCTTTCATATCGGAAGGCATTTAATAAGAACAAACAATTCTCAGGGTAACTAGACATGATGGCATCATTTCCTAAGGGACTGACAAATTGTGTGGTGCAGAAGtgctgtttataaaaataaacatgcacTTACAAACATATTGTATACCAACTAACTCTAAGATAAGTGGGTTACTCTACAAATACTCTGATTCATCTTGACTTGTATGCTTCAGAGCATTTACTTGTCAGTTACAAGGCCATGTCAACACATAGAGGCATTTTTAAACATGACTACAGTTTCGTAGTTCTTTGTAAGGCTGAaccttaatatattttatcattctCTCTTAGAGGTCAATCATCAGTTTCCAATTACAATAATTAGAACAGTGATAACATCTAAaaatgtgtatggatattttatgATATGGTTTCAAAACTCAAAATTTCTGTGTGTAAAATTATGTTCTTGCCACTGGGATGAATTACTTATGATGGAATTGCTGAATCGAAAGTAAACAGTAgtttaaacaaaactaaataaattccCTATCTGGGTTCAGTCAATTATTCACATTATTGTAAAAGTGCtcctgtttcttttattcttcacaTCTGAGtgggttttatttaaatattcagtCATTTGTAGCTTATAGATATAATTTAGAACTATGTCACATCCATCTTCTCTACgtttcctcttcatttctttttcatataagAGAAATCCTATTCACTTGCCTTCAGATTTTTGTTCAATTTATTTTGCATGCTCAACTCCAGTACatctattttatgaaaatgatctgattttgctcttttttaatgaatttatggcataatatatatgcatgcatacatacatacatgcatacagtacaTTTTCCCATTTGCTGATTGTCACTTAGGCTCACTCCATGACCTAGATAGTGCTGAaataaacattcacacacacataatgggAGGATAACTAACActgaaaaccttttaaaaatattagatagTGACCTTTTATTTATGTTAGTTGTGTTCTTCTTAAAAAGTGGTCAACATCACTTATTTTACATACTTCAGAGTTCTgtatattactttcttttttaatttttatttatttatttatttttaatttttttattaaaaattttttttattaatttattcctgttacatctcaatgtttatcccatcccttgtatcctcccattcttccc contains:
- the LOC127210798 gene encoding olfactory receptor 6C6-like gives rise to the protein MKNQSVEIVFILLGLTDDPQLQILIFLFLFFNYILSLMGNLTIILLTLLDPHLKTPMYFFLRNFSFLEIAFTTACIPRFLTSILTGDKTISYNACAAQLFFFFLSLITEFYLLAAMSYDRYVAICRPLHYPIIMNSRVCHLLVLSSWVTGFLVIFPPLLLGLKLDFCASKTIDHFLCDTSPVLQLSCTDTRFIEWMAFVLAVITLVITLILVILSYTLIIKTILKFPSAQQRRKAFSTCSSHMVVVSITYGSCIFMYMKTSARERVALNKGVAVLNTSVAPLLNPFIYTLRNQQVKDAFKHVLHRLCTSRNGELRFRQT